In Clostridium sp. JN-1, one genomic interval encodes:
- a CDS encoding D-alanyl-D-alanine carboxypeptidase family protein — protein MNKINKNILSLIMTLIFLTGILSVPIKVKAENPKNQTEITDLSSESKSVLLMEPVSGRIIYEKNSHEKLPPASVTKIMTMLLTMEAVDSGKIKMSDKVTVSENAKQMGGSSMLLDTGEIRTVEELIKGVGIASGNDAAVALAEYIAGSQDAFVKLMNDRAAQLGMKDTTFKNCTGLNAEGHITTAYDISIMSRELLKHPAILKYTGTYMETISEGRKSPIGLVNHNKLVRFFKGCDGLKTGFTDEAKYCISATASRDGVRMLAVIMGSPTFKVRNKDASVLMNYGFSKFENKKLITKGMDIEKVNLDKKGNRFFIAKSSENLSAILEKGKDNKITKKCVFDKNKKVYKANDIVGYCEIYVDGKLVGKVKLYSDRNVKRPGIFGNLKDNFSKVLDSGV, from the coding sequence ATGAATAAAATAAATAAAAATATTTTAAGTTTGATTATGACTTTAATTTTTTTGACTGGTATACTTTCTGTACCAATAAAAGTTAAAGCAGAAAATCCAAAAAATCAAACTGAAATAACAGATTTAAGTTCGGAAAGTAAGTCAGTACTTCTCATGGAACCTGTAAGTGGAAGAATAATATATGAAAAAAATTCCCATGAAAAGCTGCCGCCTGCTTCTGTTACTAAAATCATGACTATGCTCTTAACTATGGAGGCAGTTGATTCTGGAAAAATAAAAATGTCTGATAAAGTTACTGTAAGTGAAAATGCAAAACAAATGGGTGGAAGTTCTATGCTTTTGGATACAGGAGAAATTAGAACAGTAGAGGAATTAATAAAAGGTGTTGGAATTGCTTCGGGAAACGATGCAGCAGTAGCTTTAGCTGAATATATAGCCGGAAGTCAAGATGCATTTGTGAAACTCATGAATGATAGGGCAGCTCAACTTGGAATGAAAGATACCACTTTTAAAAATTGTACTGGATTAAATGCAGAGGGACATATTACAACAGCTTATGATATATCTATAATGTCAAGGGAATTATTAAAACATCCTGCTATATTAAAGTATACAGGAACATATATGGAGACTATTTCTGAAGGAAGGAAATCACCTATAGGACTTGTAAATCATAATAAATTAGTTAGGTTCTTTAAAGGTTGTGATGGATTAAAGACGGGATTTACAGATGAAGCAAAATACTGTATTTCTGCTACGGCATCAAGGGATGGAGTTAGAATGCTTGCTGTTATAATGGGATCTCCAACATTCAAAGTTAGGAACAAGGATGCAAGTGTTCTTATGAATTATGGCTTTTCAAAATTTGAGAATAAAAAACTTATAACCAAGGGAATGGATATAGAAAAAGTTAATTTAGATAAGAAGGGAAATAGGTTTTTTATTGCCAAATCTAGTGAAAATCTGAGTGCAATATTGGAAAAAGGCAAGGATAACAAGATAACTAAAAAATGTGTATTTGATAAAAACAAGAAAGTTTACAAGGCAAATGATATAGTAGGATACTGTGAGATATATGTTGATGGAAAATTAGTTGGAAAAGTTAAGTTGTACAGTGATAGGAATGTAAAAAGGCCGGGTATCTTTGGAAATTTAAAAGATAATTTTTCAAAAGTTTTAGATAGTGGAGTTTAA
- a CDS encoding CCA tRNA nucleotidyltransferase, translating to MKDILINFDKDQVDVINCLKDICIRDSIKAYLVGGTLRDLILARKINDIDICLNEDPKKLVRYIKGIKEYKYYDKFQTASLIFDNGISLNLIRCRKEIYEQNGQLPIIIPSDIYDDLYRRDFTINAIAYDIVKNSIIDVFGGIDDLYNGELKKVHENSYEEDPTRIFRGIRYSVRYYLKICDAAEIKKCIENGVFNTVNSDKIVGELYAMCREEKWISNFVTCSWLKIFDLNLNYLGIPNIVKSYSYNNINIRILNLFFCMKCFKFKQILMENSILDKRLKKSMKYYYNNKMTELFYKDMDNYEIYKRLNNLDKYLLVLMGWDEGTKYRILNYVKNLKDIKLNMDNEYLKSIGIQDDKVIGKILDYMLKIKLDVGIVNETKYLIENLGEIKDVFKY from the coding sequence ATGAAAGACATATTGATTAATTTTGATAAAGATCAAGTTGATGTTATAAATTGTCTAAAGGATATATGTATTAGAGACAGCATAAAAGCATATTTAGTTGGTGGAACTTTAAGAGATTTAATCTTAGCTAGAAAAATAAATGATATAGATATATGTTTAAATGAGGATCCTAAAAAGTTGGTAAGGTATATTAAAGGAATAAAGGAATATAAGTATTATGATAAATTTCAAACTGCCTCATTAATATTTGATAATGGAATATCTTTAAATTTAATACGCTGTAGAAAAGAAATTTATGAACAAAATGGACAACTGCCTATTATTATACCATCTGATATATATGATGATTTGTATAGAAGGGATTTTACTATAAATGCTATAGCATATGATATAGTTAAAAACTCAATTATAGATGTATTTGGCGGAATAGATGATTTATATAATGGTGAGCTTAAAAAAGTTCACGAGAATAGTTATGAAGAAGATCCAACAAGAATTTTTAGAGGGATAAGGTACAGCGTTAGATATTATCTTAAAATTTGCGATGCAGCTGAAATTAAAAAGTGTATTGAGAATGGCGTGTTTAATACTGTAAACAGTGATAAAATAGTAGGGGAATTGTATGCAATGTGCAGGGAAGAAAAATGGATATCTAATTTTGTAACTTGTTCTTGGCTAAAAATATTTGATTTAAATTTAAATTATTTAGGGATTCCCAATATAGTTAAAAGTTATTCTTATAATAATATCAATATAAGAATTTTAAATTTATTTTTTTGTATGAAATGTTTTAAATTTAAGCAAATTCTTATGGAAAATTCTATTTTAGATAAAAGACTTAAAAAATCTATGAAATACTATTATAATAATAAAATGACGGAGCTATTTTATAAAGATATGGATAACTATGAGATATATAAAAGATTAAATAATTTAGACAAGTACTTGCTTGTACTTATGGGATGGGATGAAGGTACTAAATATAGAATATTAAACTATGTGAAAAATTTAAAAGATATTAAATTAAATATGGATAATGAGTATTTAAAAAGTATTGGAATACAAGATGATAAAGTTATAGGAAAAATATTAGATTATATGTTGAAAATAAAGCTTGATGTTGGAATAGTAAATGAAACAAAATATTTGATTGAAAATTTAGGAGAGATTAAAGATGTCTTTAAATATTAA
- a CDS encoding segregation/condensation protein A codes for MSLNIKMDNFEGPFDLLLHLIRKNKMDIYDIKIHYITNQYLDYIHTMNEMDLEVTSEFIVIAATLIEIKSKTLLPKVKNDEVAADLEEKDVEKELVDKLVQYKKFKLAAKFLSKRQVQTGKMYSKKPEIIEEGKKKDLDPLKFLKNVTVIELFEIYNKLMSNYKQKMNTNDIIDKEIPVDKFKIEDKILYIVKDLKVKQRTCFSDITKNCSSRIEIIVTFLALLELIKLKYVLVTQENNFKEIYVKRVDNDERLKH; via the coding sequence ATGTCTTTAAATATTAAGATGGATAACTTTGAAGGACCATTTGATTTGCTGCTTCACCTAATAAGAAAGAATAAGATGGATATATATGATATAAAAATACACTATATTACAAATCAATATTTAGACTATATACACACTATGAATGAAATGGATCTAGAAGTAACTTCAGAGTTTATAGTAATAGCTGCAACATTAATTGAAATAAAGTCCAAAACATTGTTACCTAAAGTTAAAAATGATGAAGTTGCAGCAGATCTAGAAGAAAAGGACGTGGAAAAAGAACTTGTTGATAAACTTGTACAGTATAAAAAATTTAAATTAGCAGCTAAGTTTTTAAGTAAGAGACAAGTTCAAACAGGAAAAATGTACAGCAAGAAACCAGAGATAATAGAAGAAGGTAAAAAGAAAGACTTAGATCCCCTAAAGTTCCTTAAAAATGTTACTGTTATTGAATTGTTTGAAATATATAATAAATTAATGAGTAATTATAAACAAAAGATGAATACGAATGATATAATTGATAAGGAAATACCTGTAGATAAATTCAAAATTGAAGATAAGATATTATACATAGTAAAGGATTTAAAAGTTAAACAAAGAACATGCTTTTCTGATATAACCAAAAATTGTTCTTCAAGAATAGAGATAATTGTTACCTTTTTAGCTTTACTTGAGCTTATAAAACTAAAATATGTACTAGTAACTCAGGAAAATAATTTTAAAGAAATTTATGTGAAGAGGGTAGATAATGATGAAAGACTTAAACATTAA
- the scpB gene encoding SMC-Scp complex subunit ScpB translates to MKDLNINQLEMEGTSTKELYFSVIESLLFVSGEPLSIKQIASIIQCKTEFTEKLLEEMSCKYKNTEDRGIELMCLNGKYSLVTKSKNSNYVEKLVQNNSRQSLSQAALETLAIIAYKQPITRIDIDEIRGVKSDRAIANLVEKNLVKDSGRLDVPGRPILYSTTDEFLKYFGFNSLNQIPQLNDLVEDKYED, encoded by the coding sequence ATGAAAGACTTAAACATTAACCAATTGGAAATGGAAGGTACATCAACCAAAGAATTATATTTTTCTGTAATAGAATCACTGCTATTTGTTTCTGGAGAACCACTTAGTATTAAGCAAATAGCATCAATAATTCAATGTAAAACTGAATTTACGGAAAAATTACTGGAAGAAATGAGCTGTAAATATAAAAATACTGAAGACAGAGGCATAGAATTGATGTGCTTGAATGGAAAATATAGTTTGGTTACCAAATCTAAGAATTCAAATTATGTAGAAAAGCTGGTTCAAAATAACTCCAGGCAATCATTATCCCAAGCAGCACTTGAAACCTTAGCTATTATTGCATATAAACAACCTATAACAAGAATAGACATAGATGAAATAAGGGGAGTTAAAAGTGACAGAGCAATTGCCAACTTAGTGGAAAAAAATTTAGTTAAGGATTCTGGAAGATTAGATGTTCCAGGAAGACCTATACTATATTCTACCACAGATGAATTTTTAAAGTATTTTGGATTTAATAGTTTAAATCAAATTCCACAGTTAAATGATTTAGTAGAAGATAAATATGAAGATTAA
- the ytfJ gene encoding GerW family sporulation protein yields the protein MESHPIENLMKTTMENLKDMIDVNTIVGDAVESKDGSLIIPISRVSFGFASGGSEFNCQNSENSNSDYPFGGGSGAGVTVKPVAFLVIKDDSIKLLSLDQKNTYDKLIDSVPQVMDFIKSMCSKEKGEKSESKHKKDTDKDTKSKDDNNEEYE from the coding sequence ATGGAAAGTCATCCTATTGAAAATTTAATGAAAACTACCATGGAAAATCTTAAAGACATGATAGATGTAAATACCATTGTAGGAGATGCTGTAGAATCCAAGGATGGATCTCTTATAATTCCAATATCTAGAGTTTCATTTGGTTTTGCTTCTGGTGGAAGTGAATTTAATTGTCAAAACAGCGAAAATTCCAATTCAGATTATCCATTTGGCGGAGGTTCTGGTGCTGGTGTTACTGTAAAACCAGTTGCATTTTTAGTTATAAAAGACGATTCAATAAAACTACTTTCACTTGATCAAAAAAATACTTATGATAAACTCATAGATAGTGTTCCTCAAGTCATGGATTTTATAAAAAGCATGTGCAGTAAAGAAAAAGGTGAAAAATCTGAAAGCAAACATAAAAAAGATACTGATAAGGATACTAAATCTAAAGATGATAATAATGAAGAGTATGAATAA
- a CDS encoding DUF2953 domain-containing protein, translating into MLIFVLILIIILFLFIIPVPVKLKILYRNGKFNMYIYNVEVFEKLLKNQKKEEKKVRKSYLENLSSILSSLKNNKLKPVIKLNINFIFGFDDAAYTAIVYGVLCSSYSALRKLLNIVFKIKKFHVNITPNLNKSICDLELNSIISISLVKIIYMKFII; encoded by the coding sequence ATGTTGATTTTCGTGCTCATATTAATCATAATACTTTTTCTATTCATAATTCCTGTACCTGTAAAGTTAAAAATACTATATAGAAATGGTAAGTTTAACATGTACATATACAATGTAGAAGTATTCGAAAAACTATTAAAAAATCAAAAAAAAGAAGAGAAAAAGGTTAGAAAAAGTTATTTAGAAAACTTATCTTCCATTTTATCATCCCTAAAAAACAATAAATTAAAACCAGTTATAAAATTAAATATAAACTTTATATTTGGTTTTGATGATGCAGCTTATACTGCAATAGTTTATGGAGTACTATGTTCATCATATTCGGCACTTAGAAAATTACTAAATATAGTATTTAAAATAAAAAAATTTCATGTAAATATAACTCCAAATTTAAATAAATCTATTTGTGATTTAGAGTTAAATAGTATAATTTCTATAAGTTTAGTTAAAATTATTTATATGAAATTTATAATATAG
- a CDS encoding D-alanyl-D-alanine carboxypeptidase family protein, which produces MKRIYKIVDCIILVIILVVISSPAKCMESNNKNNENNEIYVNAKYAIAIDSKSKAVLYEKNAYMTVPMASTTKIMTALVALKYGNLDKKVTISQRASNMHGSTVGYKKGEEVSIKELLYGLMLRSGNDASIAIAEGISGSVEEFVKVMNEYAGEIGVMNTHFHTPHGLDHDDHYTTAYDLAVITSKAKDNNLFNEIVSSKDVNAKDCGFTRNYHNINKILWQIKDANGVKTGYTGKAGKCLVTSAKVQDSDVVIVVLNCTPRWKETEKIYNYIVKNYEFKKIFSKDDIAAEINLKNKIIKLKCSEDVIIPVKKGCKYNIEVLKPQKIKSSIKAGDKLGTLKVYCDGKLVYNNFLKAGNDYKINKIRLPKIFNLVSYHL; this is translated from the coding sequence ATGAAAAGAATATATAAAATTGTAGATTGTATCATCTTAGTTATCATTTTAGTTGTTATTTCAAGTCCAGCAAAATGTATGGAATCTAATAATAAGAACAATGAAAATAATGAAATATATGTAAATGCTAAGTATGCAATAGCAATAGATAGTAAGTCAAAAGCTGTACTCTATGAGAAAAATGCATATATGACTGTACCGATGGCCAGTACTACTAAAATAATGACAGCTTTAGTGGCATTAAAATATGGCAACTTGGATAAAAAAGTAACAATATCACAAAGAGCTTCAAACATGCATGGGTCCACAGTAGGGTATAAAAAAGGTGAAGAAGTTTCAATTAAGGAATTGTTATATGGATTAATGTTAAGATCAGGAAATGATGCTTCTATTGCTATTGCTGAAGGTATAAGTGGAAGTGTAGAAGAATTTGTTAAAGTTATGAACGAATATGCAGGAGAAATAGGAGTCATGAATACTCATTTCCATACACCACATGGTTTGGATCATGATGATCATTACACAACGGCATATGATCTAGCAGTAATTACATCTAAGGCTAAAGATAATAATTTATTTAATGAAATTGTAAGTTCTAAAGATGTAAATGCTAAAGACTGTGGATTCACAAGAAATTATCATAATATAAATAAAATATTATGGCAGATTAAAGATGCAAATGGAGTTAAAACTGGGTATACAGGAAAAGCAGGTAAGTGTCTAGTTACATCTGCTAAAGTACAGGATAGTGATGTTGTAATAGTCGTTTTAAACTGCACTCCAAGATGGAAAGAAACAGAAAAAATTTATAATTATATAGTAAAAAATTATGAATTTAAGAAAATATTTTCTAAAGATGATATTGCTGCAGAAATAAATTTAAAAAACAAAATAATAAAATTAAAATGCAGTGAGGATGTAATCATACCTGTAAAAAAAGGATGTAAGTATAATATAGAGGTTTTAAAACCACAAAAAATAAAATCTTCAATAAAAGCAGGTGATAAACTGGGAACCCTTAAAGTGTACTGTGATGGCAAATTGGTATATAATAATTTCTTAAAAGCAGGTAATGATTATAAGATAAATAAGATAAGATTACCTAAAATATTTAACCTTGTAAGTTATCATTTATAA
- a CDS encoding SoxR reducing system RseC family protein translates to MSSEENQGIVIEEIDKDMVKVKASRHGDCKNCGLCPGADAMIVSARNPIGAKPGQHVVFEIKQVNMLKAAFVVYILPLVAAFLGAVIGGWLSGYIGHSQSMKAFQIGGGIIAFIISIIYVKVFDKAAYKDQNMQPVITRILS, encoded by the coding sequence ATGAGCAGCGAAGAAAATCAAGGTATAGTAATCGAGGAAATAGACAAAGACATGGTAAAAGTTAAAGCTAGCAGACATGGAGATTGTAAGAACTGTGGATTATGTCCTGGAGCAGATGCTATGATTGTTAGTGCTAGAAATCCAATAGGGGCTAAGCCAGGACAGCATGTGGTTTTTGAAATAAAGCAAGTTAATATGTTAAAAGCAGCTTTTGTTGTATATATATTACCTCTTGTTGCAGCATTTTTAGGTGCTGTGATTGGAGGGTGGTTGTCTGGTTATATAGGACATTCTCAATCAATGAAGGCGTTTCAAATAGGAGGTGGAATAATAGCTTTTATAATATCAATTATATACGTAAAAGTTTTTGACAAAGCTGCTTATAAGGATCAAAATATGCAGCCTGTTATAACGCGTATTTTATCTTAA
- the rsxC gene encoding electron transport complex subunit RsxC — protein sequence MLRSFRGGVHPNDQKGYTADKPIEVAPLPNKVVIPVRQHIGAPCSPLVKKGDKVKKGQLIAKSDAFVSANIHASVSGTVVDVGEYPHPGFGKCQAIVIENDGLDEWVEGIPVERDWEKLTADELKNLIKEGGIVGMGGATFPTHVKLTPPKDKKVDTFILNAAECEPYLTADYRMMIEHPDLILTGIKIVMKVLGVTKGYVGIEDNKPKAISTMQKVFEGSGIEVVGLPTKYPQGAEKMLIKALVDREVPSGGLPADVGVVVQNVGTVVAINDAVTKGIPLIQRVTTISGKVVNEPKNLLLRIGTTFGQAIEYCGGLKETPEKLISGGPMMGMAESNLNIPVIKGTSGILVLGKSDVNSGKQSPCISCGRCVRVCPMHLNPSMLSQLGERNMYEDAKEKYNLLDCVECGSCVYICPAKRNIVQYIKYCKAQNAAKAAKAKAAKAKAEAAVK from the coding sequence ATGTTGAGAAGTTTTCGCGGAGGAGTGCATCCTAACGATCAGAAAGGCTACACAGCTGATAAACCGATTGAAGTTGCACCTCTGCCAAATAAAGTTGTAATTCCTGTTAGACAACATATTGGTGCACCGTGTTCGCCTTTGGTAAAAAAAGGTGATAAGGTTAAAAAAGGACAACTTATTGCTAAAAGCGATGCATTTGTTTCTGCCAATATCCATGCATCTGTATCAGGTACAGTAGTTGATGTTGGAGAATATCCACATCCAGGCTTTGGAAAGTGCCAAGCTATTGTTATTGAAAATGATGGCTTAGATGAGTGGGTAGAAGGAATTCCTGTAGAAAGGGATTGGGAAAAGCTAACTGCAGATGAATTGAAGAACTTGATTAAAGAAGGCGGCATTGTTGGAATGGGTGGAGCTACATTTCCAACTCATGTTAAACTTACCCCGCCTAAGGATAAGAAAGTTGACACATTTATTCTAAATGCAGCTGAGTGTGAACCATATTTGACAGCAGACTACAGAATGATGATAGAGCATCCAGATCTTATACTTACTGGTATCAAGATAGTAATGAAAGTACTTGGAGTTACTAAAGGATATGTTGGTATTGAGGATAATAAACCTAAGGCAATAAGTACTATGCAAAAAGTATTTGAAGGATCAGGAATAGAAGTTGTTGGATTACCAACTAAGTACCCACAAGGTGCTGAAAAAATGCTTATTAAAGCTTTAGTTGACAGAGAAGTTCCATCAGGTGGTTTACCAGCAGATGTTGGTGTAGTTGTTCAAAATGTTGGTACTGTTGTAGCTATTAACGATGCAGTAACAAAGGGAATTCCTTTAATTCAAAGAGTTACAACTATAAGTGGAAAAGTTGTAAACGAACCTAAGAATCTTCTTCTTAGAATTGGTACTACTTTTGGTCAAGCTATTGAATATTGTGGAGGACTAAAAGAAACACCTGAAAAGCTTATCAGCGGTGGTCCTATGATGGGAATGGCTGAATCAAACTTAAATATACCTGTAATTAAAGGAACATCTGGAATATTAGTATTAGGTAAGAGTGATGTTAACTCTGGTAAACAATCACCATGTATTTCTTGTGGACGATGTGTAAGAGTATGTCCTATGCATTTAAATCCAAGTATGCTTAGTCAGCTTGGTGAACGTAATATGTATGAAGATGCTAAAGAAAAGTACAATCTATTAGATTGTGTAGAATGTGGAAGTTGTGTTTATATATGTCCTGCTAAACGTAACATTGTACAATATATAAAATATTGTAAGGCTCAAAACGCAGCTAAAGCAGCTAAAGCCAAAGCAGCTAAAGCCAAAGCTGAAGCTGCAGTAAAATAG